Proteins from a genomic interval of Zingiber officinale cultivar Zhangliang chromosome 1B, Zo_v1.1, whole genome shotgun sequence:
- the LOC122047721 gene encoding momilactone A synthase-like, translating into MERRLEGKVAVITGGASGIGEATVKLFVRHGARVIVADVQDEKGKTLCAGLGSDDVASYVHCDVRLESDVMRAVDTAISLHGKLDIMFNNAGIVDPSGSSILGEDDTTAVFDRVMGVNVLGALLGTKHAGRAMVAAGRGGSIIITASLASVVGALGHPVYSCSKHAVLGLARSAAAELGKNGVRVNCVSPSVVATQMTVSLFQANEEELEALGEMISALKGVTLKAEDIAEAALFLASDESRFVSGHNLIVDGASSVTKIF; encoded by the exons ATGGAGAGGAG GCTCGAAGGCAAAGTCGCCGTCATCACCGGCGGCGCTAGTGGCATCGGCGAGGCCACTGTTAAGTTGTTCGTCCGCCACGGTGCTCGTGTCATCGTCGCCGACGTCCAAGACGAGAAGGGGAAGACCCTCTGCGCCGGCCTCGGCTCCGACGACGTCGCCTCCTACGTCCACTGCGACGTCCGCCTCGAGTCCGACGTGATGCGCGCCGTGGACACCGCCATCTCCCTCCACGGCAAGCTCGACATCATGTTCAACAACGCCGGCATCGTCGACCCCTCCGGCAGCAGCATCCTCGGCGAGGACGACACGACTGCGGTGTTCGATCGGGTGATGGGGGTTAACGTGCTGGGAGCGCTGCTGGGGACCAAGCACGCGGGGCGGGCCATGGTGGCGGCGGGACGGGGCGGAAGCATCATAATCACTGCGAGCTTGGCGTCGGTGGTGGGAGCGCTGGGTCACCCGGTGTACTCGTGCTCGAAGCACGCGGTGTTGGGTCTAGCGCGCAGCGCGGCCGCGGAGCTGGGCAAGAACGGGGTGCGTGTGAACTGCGTGTCGCCGTCTGTGGTGGCGACGCAGATGACCGTGTCACTGTTTCAGGCGAACGAGGAGGAGCTGGAGGCATTGGGAGAGATGATCTCAGCTCTGAAGGGAGTAACGCTCAAGGCGGAGGACATAGCGGAGGCGGCGTTGTTCTTGGCCAGCGACGAGTCAAGGTTCGTGAGCGGCCACAATCTCATAGTCGACGGAGCCTCCAGCGTCACCAAAATATTCTAA